The sequence CGCTTTATCCGTAACACTGCTGTCGGCATGGAAGTGCAGAGTTACGAGAAGATTGCGATCCCGTGAATGACGCAATATATTCCGCAATTCGGCATGTTGGCTGATTCTGCCGTCTTTTATATACATGGCAATATATATTTCAGGCATCTCCAGGCCGATCTTGTTCAGGGCGGCCCGCCAGGCGTAATAGGTCTCCTCCCCATGGCCGGCCAGGCCGTCATACCCCAGCCGTTTTACCAGCGCGGCTTTAGCTTCATATCCCTGCGGTGCGTTGAGCATCGTTTGCACGCCGTTGTTGAAGCAATAAAATGGATTATCCAGTCTTTTCTCCTGACTGCAGCAAAATAAGAGCGCGCATAGGACACTGCCGAATAACATCATCCACTTGCTAGCCAAGCTTCACCTCCTGGAATTTATTCATCCATTCCACCACGTTGCGGTCGAGCCATTTTTCGCGAAACGGCCGCATCAGCATGGCATTGGCTGCTGCATCATTGACAAACTTGCCGGCTGTTTTATCCCAGGTCAACTCGCACCCCAGTTTCACCGATATCAGTCCCATCAGAGTAGTGAAATAGACCGTATGTCCGACCTCCAACGGTTCCAATGACTTGCCGCCGGTCTCCACCGCTTTCAAGAAATCGGCTTTATCGGTCAACGTGCCGGCATAGTCCTTGTCGCCCGCCGCGGGTCGGTAATCCAAAATCTTTTCATCGCTTGCCTGTAGTTTGTCGGGATAAGTGACCTTGACCCAGCCGGCCGATCCCTCAAACAACACATAGGGCTCATCAATCTTGTAGTGCATCACAAAACCATCCTGATAGAGGTATTCAATTTCAAACACCTCGATGGTATTCCACAACCCTTGGCTAAAGCGGCCCGCGCCTTTCACTTTCACCGGCAGTTCATTTTCCCGCTTCATTCCCCACAGGGCGATATCCACCAGATGAGCGCCCCAATTGGTGATCATGCCGTTGCAATAGTCGTCGATTCGCAGCCAGCCTGGCCGGGTATCGATTGTGACGGGATCGTGCACACGGCTCTGGGTGTAAGGCGCCGGGAACGCCGGACCCAACCACATGTCATAGTTGAGCGCTTTGGGGATGGCCATTTCCGGTTGCGGTCCGACTGCACTGCCGTTCAGCTCTCCCGGTACACCCACTGCGACATGCTGCAAATCGCCGATAATCCGGTTATGCACGATCTCTGCTGCTCTCTGAAAGGCGCGCAAGGAACGGAACTCGCTGTCAAGACGATTGGCCACGCCTTTGGCTTTAACCGCCTCGATCAAGGCTTTACTGTGCGAGTAGCTGATCGACAGTGCCTTCTCCATGGCGACATGTTTGCCGGCCAGCGCCGCCGCGATGCCTGCCGGCGCATGCCAGTGATCAGGCGTTGATACCATCACGGCATCAATCTCTTTACTGGCGATCAATTCACGGTAGTCAGCATATTTTTTAACGCCCTGGAATTTTTTATTCGCTTTGGAGTAAGCCTCATTGATGACCGCTGCGGCCAGATCCATGCGCCAAGAATCCACGTCGTTCACCGCAATCACCTGACAATTCGGCAGCGTTAAAAATCCGTTTTTCAGGTTGACGTGTATCCCCTGCCGACCGGTGCCGATCATCCCCACGGTGATGCGTCGGCTGGGTGCATCCTTGCCGAATACCGAAGAAGGCACGATAATCGGAGCAGCCATGCTGCCAAGGGCGGCGGCACCGGCTTGGGCTAAAAACTCTCTGCGCTTCATAGATGAGCTCTCTTTCAATAGTTGAGTTCTGAACCATGCACTGTGCTAAAAATTTTCTCTCTAATTATAACAAATTGCCGATTTTATCCTTGAATGGCAAGACGTTCTCAAACATTCTCGGCTTGTGATGCAGAAAAACGACCCCCAGGTTGGCCGTACCATCTGCAGCACCATTCAGAGATCAGGCGGTTTTCGCACAGTCTCGAAGTTTGAAAGCAAGAGACCATCTGCTCTTATCACCGCTTTTCGTTCGACACGAAAAAAGTAAGAAGAAACTGACTGTCTTACTAATGGATAACGACCAATTTGCGCGTGCAGGTGAATGAACCGGCTTGAAAACGAACAAGATACACACCGCTGGCTGCAGGTTGGTTTTCCATGGTCCGGCCGTGCCAATTAACGACATAGCGGCCAGCCGCCATCGGTTGATCCGCCAATACAGCCTTTAGCTGACCGGAAAGATTATAGATCATCAGCGTTACATGAACCGGCGAGGCCAACTCAAAGGCCATGGCGGTCTGGTCATTAAAGGGATTGGGATGATTCTGCAGCAATGCGAATCGATCCGGTTTTTCTTGACGATGCACGGACGTTGGTCCCACCGTAAAGCTTTGTTCCGCGGCAAAAGGACCGCCGACAAAAGCGGGGTCAACAGTTTGAACGCTCCAATAATAGGTTCCGGCGGCCAGTCCATGCAGCTTGCAGATTTTGCCGGAGAGCATGTTAGCTTGGGTTATAAGAAAACGTTGGCCGGAACGACTGTCTGCCGATGGCGAGACCACTTCACATCCACCCGGTGTACTGCCAACGCGGAGGTTGTAGGTGAATTCCCTGCATCGCAAAACTGAATTCGACGGTGGTTGCCAGCGGAGAACCACGCGGTCTCGACCCGTTTCTGCAGTCAAAGCCACAGGCGGTGGCGGCGGATTTTTACGATTTTCCGTCTCGTTGCGTAACAGAGCGATGAAGGCGCCGGGATGATACGTTAAAAGAATGTCGAGATCGCCGTCGAGGTCAAAATCGCAGCAATATGGATTCATGCCCAAGGCGGTGGAGAAGGTAAAGATTTTTTCCATGCCGGAATCACCCTGCAGGTAAATGTCATAATGGTCGTTCTCGAATTGAATGAGATCACTCGAGCCATCATTGTTCAAATCACCGCTGCTGTTAAACGGAACAACGGCGGCGTTGACGGCAGATTCAACGAATCTGCCCTGGTCATTGTAATAGATCGTTGTTCGTCCGTCCCGGGTGACACAGATATCGTTATCGTCG is a genomic window of bacterium containing:
- a CDS encoding Gfo/Idh/MocA family oxidoreductase gives rise to the protein MKRREFLAQAGAAALGSMAAPIIVPSSVFGKDAPSRRITVGMIGTGRQGIHVNLKNGFLTLPNCQVIAVNDVDSWRMDLAAAVINEAYSKANKKFQGVKKYADYRELIASKEIDAVMVSTPDHWHAPAGIAAALAGKHVAMEKALSISYSHSKALIEAVKAKGVANRLDSEFRSLRAFQRAAEIVHNRIIGDLQHVAVGVPGELNGSAVGPQPEMAIPKALNYDMWLGPAFPAPYTQSRVHDPVTIDTRPGWLRIDDYCNGMITNWGAHLVDIALWGMKRENELPVKVKGAGRFSQGLWNTIEVFEIEYLYQDGFVMHYKIDEPYVLFEGSAGWVKVTYPDKLQASDEKILDYRPAAGDKDYAGTLTDKADFLKAVETGGKSLEPLEVGHTVYFTTLMGLISVKLGCELTWDKTAGKFVNDAAANAMLMRPFREKWLDRNVVEWMNKFQEVKLG